In Nerophis lumbriciformis linkage group LG12, RoL_Nlum_v2.1, whole genome shotgun sequence, a single genomic region encodes these proteins:
- the nr2f1a gene encoding nuclear receptor subfamily 2 group F member 1-A — protein MAMVVSVWRDPQEDVAGGPPSGPNPAAQPAREQQQAASAAPHTPQTPSQPGPPSTPGTAGGDKGSQNSGQSQQQHIECVVCGDKSSGKHYGQFTCEGCKSFFKRSVRRNLTYSCRANRNCPIDQHHRNQCQYCRLKKCLKVGMRREAVQRGRMPPTQPNPGQYALTNGDPLNGHCYLSGYISLLLRAEPYPTSRYGSQCMQPNNIMGIENICELAARLLFSAVEWARNIPFFPDLQITDQVSLLRLTWSELFVLNAAQCSMPLHVAPLLAAAGLHASPMSADRVVAFMDHIRIFQEQVEKLKTLHVDSAEYSCLKAIVLFTSDACGLSDAAHIESLQEKSQCALEEYVRSQYPNQPSRFGKLLLRLPSLRTVSSSVIEQLFFVRLVGKTPIETLIRDMLLSGSSFNWPYMSIQ, from the exons ATGGCAATGGTAGTCAGCGTCTGGCGAGATCCGCAGGAAGACGTGGCCGGAGGACCTCCGAGCGGCCCCAACCCAGCAGCGCAGCCGGCGAGGGAGCAGCAGCAGGCGGCGTCGGCGGCGCCGCACACCCCGCAGACCCCCAGCCAGCCGGGACCTCCGTCCACGCCGGGCACGGCCGGCGGGGACAAGGGCAGCCAGAACTCGGGACAGAGCCAGCAGCAGCACATCGAGTGCGTGGTGTGCGGGGACAAGTCGAGCGGCAAACATTACGGCCAGTTCACCTGCGAAGGCTGCAAAAGTTTCTTCAAGCGGAGCGTGCGCAGGAACTTAACCTACTCATGTCGCGCCAACCGGAACTGTCCCATCGACCAGCACCACCGGAACCAGTGCCAGTACTGCCGCCTCAAGAAGTGCTTAAAAGTGGGCATGCGGCGGGAag CGGTTCAGCGAGGACGAATGCCTCCAACCCAGCCCAACCCAGGCCAGTACGCGCTGACCAACGGGGACCCCCTCAACGGCCATTGCTATCTGTCCGGATACATCTCGTTACTGCTGCGGGCCGAGCCCTACCCCACGTCCCGGTACGGGAGCCAGTGCATGCAGCCCAACAATATCATGGGCATCGAGAACATCTGCGAGCTGGCGGCTCGCTTGCTCTTCAGCGCCGTGGAGTGGGCCAGAAACATCCCTTTCTTTCCCGACCTGCAGATCACCGACCAGGTGTCCCTTCTCAGGCTGACGTGGAGCGAGTTGTTTGTGCTTAACGCCGCGCAGTGCTCCATGCCCCTGCATGTGGCCCCTCTGCTGGCCGCGGCGGGCCTGCACGCCTCGCCCATGTCCGCGGACCGCGTCGTGGCTTTCATGGACCACATCCGGATCTTCCAGGAGCAAGTGGAGAAGCTCAAGACCCTGCACGTAGACTCTGCAGAGTACAGCTGTCTCAAGGCCATCGTGCTTTTCACGTCAG ACGCCTGCGGCCTCTCGGACGCTGCCCACATCGAGAGCCTGCAGGAGAAGTCCCAGTGCGCCCTGGAGGAGTACGTGAGGAGCCAGTACCCCAACCAGCCCAGCCGCTTTGGCAAGCTCCTCCTGCGGCTGCCCTCCCTGCGCACCGTGTCCTCGTCGGTAATCGAGCAGCTCTTCTTCGTCCGCTTGGTAGGTAAAACTCCTATTGAAACCCTCATCAGGGACATGCTATTATCCGGGAGCAGCTTCAACTGGCCTTACATGTCCATCCAATGA